One Pseudodesulfovibrio senegalensis DNA segment encodes these proteins:
- the ybeY gene encoding rRNA maturation RNase YbeY, whose product MQQTGVTVLRHCRAWEPVFPLSKREIGPVARCILTELGLDHAHFTLKLVDDAEIARLNAEFMGCVGPTNVLSFPAGDPESDEKAARQDDAADHLGEIALSVDTLARESVLYGQSPGDHLVRLLSHAVLHLAGFDHGEAMDALTDAAVAACGDRR is encoded by the coding sequence ATGCAACAGACAGGCGTTACCGTCCTCCGCCATTGCCGGGCATGGGAGCCGGTTTTCCCTCTTTCGAAAAGGGAAATCGGACCCGTTGCGCGTTGTATCTTGACCGAGTTGGGCCTTGATCATGCCCACTTCACGCTCAAGCTGGTGGACGATGCCGAGATCGCACGGCTCAACGCCGAATTCATGGGCTGCGTTGGTCCCACCAACGTGTTGAGTTTTCCCGCCGGGGACCCGGAATCCGACGAAAAAGCCGCACGGCAAGACGATGCTGCTGACCATTTGGGAGAGATTGCGCTTTCCGTGGACACGCTGGCCCGCGAATCCGTTTTGTATGGACAATCCCCCGGCGATCATCTTGTCCGTCTGCTTTCCCACGCTGTTTTGCATCTGGCCGGATTCGACCATGGCGAAGCCATGGACGCGCTGACCGATGCCGCTGTTGCCGCCTGCGGCGACCGACGATGA
- the folP gene encoding dihydropteroate synthase has translation MMADITWKLNGGRALGPAPFFIAGIVNVTPDSFYDGGLHASAGSAVEHAVRLAAQGADILDIGGESTRPYADPVSLEQEMERVVPVVRELSQMQMRGPDGEDVWPLISVDTYKAGVAAAALEAGAEIINDVSACAFDPQLVDVLGQYKPGYVLMHSLGRPETMQDEPHYDDVVDSIMLFFEQKLNVLQKAGLPAERVVLDPGIGFGKTLEHNFQILRNIERFMDFGLPVYMGLSNKSLWQGLLGLGPEDRCNATQVATALLAARGVAIHRVHEVALTRQSLTIVREMA, from the coding sequence ATCATGGCTGACATTACTTGGAAATTGAACGGGGGCAGGGCGTTAGGGCCTGCCCCCTTTTTTATTGCCGGAATAGTCAATGTGACCCCCGACTCCTTTTACGATGGTGGACTCCATGCGTCCGCCGGGTCGGCAGTTGAGCACGCTGTCAGGTTGGCCGCTCAGGGCGCGGATATTCTGGACATCGGCGGAGAAAGCACCCGGCCTTATGCCGATCCCGTTTCGCTTGAGCAGGAGATGGAGCGGGTGGTCCCGGTGGTGCGGGAGCTTTCCCAAATGCAGATGCGCGGTCCGGACGGGGAGGATGTGTGGCCGTTGATATCCGTGGATACCTACAAGGCCGGGGTTGCCGCTGCTGCCTTGGAGGCCGGTGCCGAAATCATCAATGATGTTTCGGCTTGCGCCTTTGATCCGCAGTTGGTGGACGTTTTGGGGCAGTACAAACCCGGCTATGTGCTCATGCACAGTCTCGGGCGTCCCGAAACCATGCAGGACGAGCCTCATTATGATGACGTGGTTGATTCCATCATGCTGTTTTTCGAGCAGAAGCTGAACGTGCTCCAGAAAGCGGGATTGCCTGCCGAACGGGTCGTGCTGGACCCGGGCATCGGCTTCGGCAAGACGCTTGAACACAATTTTCAGATATTGCGAAATATCGAACGTTTCATGGATTTCGGGCTTCCCGTGTACATGGGGTTGTCCAACAAGTCGCTTTGGCAGGGGCTGCTCGGCCTCGGGCCGGAAGACCGGTGCAACGCTACGCAGGTCGCCACGGCTCTGCTTGCCGCGCGTGGTGTGGCTATTCATCGCGTCCATGAGGTTGCGTTGACCCGTCAATCATTGACCATCGTAAGGGAAATGGCTTAA
- a CDS encoding ABC transporter ATP-binding protein — MLRAGDLCKRYPDGNAVLENVSFELAADETLAVVGPSGCGKTTLLYVLAGLTQCDCGTVTLDGAPIAESRRDVSIILQDYGLLPWKSVVENVALGLKVRGVARGERLVRAAEQLQELGIYGREGDYPANLSGGEQQRVAIARAFVTEPRLMLLDEPFSSLDALTREKLQGTMLEVWKRKRVPYVLVTHSLEEAVFLGRRILVLSGRPARPVACFDNPGFGSEGYRDTESYYAMLRELRRAVEAAW, encoded by the coding sequence ATGCTCAGGGCCGGGGATCTATGCAAGCGTTATCCGGACGGCAACGCCGTTCTGGAAAACGTGTCCTTTGAACTTGCTGCGGATGAAACACTTGCCGTGGTGGGGCCGTCCGGGTGCGGCAAGACGACTCTTTTGTACGTCCTCGCCGGATTGACGCAGTGCGACTGTGGCACTGTGACCCTTGACGGCGCGCCCATTGCCGAATCCCGGCGTGATGTCTCCATCATTCTTCAGGATTACGGATTGCTGCCGTGGAAAAGCGTGGTCGAGAACGTTGCTCTGGGCCTCAAGGTTCGTGGCGTGGCGCGAGGTGAACGCCTTGTCCGTGCCGCAGAGCAGTTGCAGGAGCTGGGCATTTATGGTCGCGAGGGTGATTATCCGGCCAACCTCAGTGGCGGAGAGCAGCAGCGTGTGGCCATTGCGCGCGCGTTTGTTACCGAGCCGCGCCTGATGCTGCTGGACGAGCCTTTTTCCTCGCTGGACGCATTGACCCGTGAGAAGTTGCAGGGAACCATGCTGGAAGTCTGGAAGCGCAAGCGTGTTCCGTATGTCCTGGTGACGCACAGCCTTGAAGAGGCTGTTTTCCTCGGGAGAAGGATTCTGGTCCTTTCCGGCCGCCCGGCCCGGCCCGTGGCCTGTTTCGACAATCCCGGCTTTGGCTCCGAAGGATACCGGGATACGGAATCCTATTATGCCATGCTCCGGGAATTGCGGCGGGCAGTGGAGGCGGCATGGTGA
- a CDS encoding ABC transporter permease: protein MVKCAVRYAAVILVLGLLWKGAALMAGSGVLPHPEVACIAFVRALGTGGFWADFASSAYRAVTAMVLAWGVAFPLGLVMGSSRRVDGILAPFVFLTYPIPKIVLLPVFLLLFGLGDVSKIAMIALILGYQVLVTTRDGVRAIHPKYFDSVRSLGGSRRHILLEVLVPAALPHGFTALRLGTGVAVAVLFFVESFATMHGLGYRIMDAWGRMDYVNMFIGILGMSLLGAVLYEAANFLEKRMCRWMSAGRK, encoded by the coding sequence ATGGTGAAGTGCGCAGTGCGTTATGCCGCCGTGATTCTGGTGCTCGGCCTGTTGTGGAAAGGCGCGGCCCTGATGGCCGGAAGCGGGGTGCTGCCGCACCCTGAGGTTGCCTGCATAGCCTTTGTGCGCGCTTTGGGCACAGGTGGGTTCTGGGCCGATTTTGCTTCCAGCGCATACCGGGCCGTGACCGCCATGGTCCTTGCGTGGGGCGTTGCGTTTCCCCTTGGTCTGGTCATGGGCAGCAGCAGGCGCGTGGACGGTATTTTGGCCCCGTTCGTCTTTTTGACCTACCCAATTCCCAAGATCGTTCTTTTGCCCGTTTTCCTTTTGCTGTTCGGTCTGGGAGACGTGTCCAAGATCGCCATGATCGCGCTGATTCTGGGCTATCAGGTGCTGGTGACCACGCGCGACGGCGTGCGGGCCATTCATCCCAAGTATTTTGATTCGGTTCGTTCGCTTGGAGGCTCTCGGCGGCACATCCTGCTTGAGGTGCTGGTTCCGGCGGCCTTGCCGCATGGCTTCACGGCCCTGCGCCTGGGAACCGGGGTGGCTGTAGCGGTGTTGTTTTTCGTGGAGTCCTTTGCCACCATGCACGGCTTGGGGTATCGCATCATGGATGCTTGGGGCCGTATGGATTACGTGAACATGTTCATCGGGATTCTGGGCATGAGCCTTTTGGGTGCAGTGCTATACGAAGCCGCAAACTTTTTGGAAAAACGCATGTGCCGGTGGATGTCTGCCGGACGTAAATGA
- the ftsH gene encoding ATP-dependent zinc metalloprotease FtsH: MNNFSKNLIIWATISLLMVVLFNLFNQPPAPQTQYSYSEFLARVESGEIMSVKIQDSTINGVTSDNRRFQTFAPDDPKLVDTLIQKGVEVSAEPPEEAPWYMTLLMSWFPMLLLIGVWIFFMRQMQGGGGGRGAMSFGRSRARLINEETAKVTFQDVAGVDEAKEELSEVVDFLREPRRFTRLGGRIPKGVLLVGPPGTGKTLLARAVAGEAGVPFFSISGSDFVEMFVGVGASRVRDLFSQGKKNAPCLIFIDEIDAVGRQRGAGLGGGHDEREQTLNQLLVEMDGFESNEGVILVAATNRPDVLDPALLRPGRFDRQVVVPTPDLRGRERILKVHSRRTPLAPEVDLATIARGTPGFSGADLENLVNEAALHAAKKNQDRVLMADFEEAKDKVLMGKERRSVIMSDEEKKTTAYHEAGHALVAKLLPGTDPVHKVSIIPRGMALGVTMQLPVDDRHGYSKDYLENQIAMLLGGRLAEEIVLDQKTTGASNDIERASQMARKMVCQWGMSDALGPLSFGDNQEQVFLGKELIHSKDYSEDTARMIDDEVRRIVDEGYEKAKKLLKDNSEMLEAIAQALLDRETISGADIDLIMDGKELPPVPEVSGNGNNGKDGSDDQSGSDEGSGYVPKSEAGPAAYGPDGTPVEDAEGEDDFILEDDDKKIQ; the protein is encoded by the coding sequence TTGAACAATTTTTCCAAGAATCTGATTATCTGGGCGACCATCTCGCTTTTGATGGTCGTTCTCTTCAATCTGTTCAATCAACCTCCGGCCCCTCAGACGCAGTATTCCTACAGCGAATTTCTCGCGCGCGTCGAGAGCGGCGAAATCATGTCCGTAAAGATTCAGGACAGCACCATCAACGGCGTCACCTCGGACAATCGAAGGTTCCAGACCTTTGCCCCGGATGATCCCAAGCTGGTGGATACACTGATTCAGAAGGGCGTGGAGGTTTCCGCAGAGCCGCCGGAAGAGGCACCATGGTACATGACCCTGCTTATGAGCTGGTTCCCCATGCTGCTGCTCATCGGCGTCTGGATTTTCTTCATGCGCCAGATGCAGGGTGGTGGCGGAGGACGTGGTGCCATGTCGTTCGGTCGTTCTCGGGCGCGTCTCATCAACGAGGAAACCGCCAAGGTCACGTTTCAGGATGTGGCCGGTGTTGACGAAGCCAAGGAAGAGCTTTCCGAGGTCGTTGATTTCCTGCGCGAACCGAGAAGGTTTACCCGCCTGGGCGGCCGGATTCCCAAGGGCGTTCTGCTCGTGGGCCCTCCGGGCACGGGTAAAACCCTGCTTGCCCGGGCCGTTGCCGGTGAGGCTGGCGTTCCGTTCTTTTCCATTTCCGGTTCGGATTTCGTGGAAATGTTCGTGGGCGTCGGTGCATCCCGTGTACGCGATCTGTTTTCCCAGGGTAAGAAAAACGCGCCCTGCCTTATCTTCATCGATGAGATCGATGCGGTGGGTCGTCAGCGCGGTGCCGGACTCGGCGGTGGGCATGACGAGCGCGAACAGACTCTGAACCAGCTTTTGGTTGAAATGGACGGGTTCGAGTCCAACGAGGGCGTAATCCTTGTTGCGGCCACCAACCGGCCTGACGTGCTTGACCCGGCCCTGTTGCGTCCCGGACGTTTTGACAGGCAGGTGGTGGTTCCCACCCCGGACCTGCGCGGCCGTGAACGCATCCTCAAGGTACACTCCCGCCGCACGCCGTTGGCTCCCGAGGTCGATTTGGCCACTATTGCCCGCGGCACTCCCGGCTTTTCCGGTGCGGATCTCGAAAACCTCGTGAACGAGGCTGCCCTGCACGCCGCCAAGAAGAATCAGGACCGCGTGCTGATGGCCGATTTCGAGGAAGCCAAGGACAAGGTCCTCATGGGCAAGGAGCGCAGAAGCGTAATCATGTCCGACGAAGAAAAGAAGACCACGGCATATCATGAAGCCGGTCACGCCCTCGTGGCCAAGTTGTTGCCCGGCACTGATCCTGTGCACAAGGTTTCCATCATTCCGCGCGGCATGGCTCTTGGCGTGACTATGCAATTGCCGGTGGATGATCGCCACGGGTACTCAAAGGATTATCTGGAAAATCAGATAGCCATGCTGCTTGGCGGACGCCTGGCCGAGGAAATCGTCCTTGATCAGAAAACCACCGGGGCCAGTAACGATATTGAACGCGCATCCCAGATGGCTCGAAAGATGGTCTGCCAATGGGGTATGAGTGATGCCTTGGGGCCGCTTTCCTTTGGGGATAATCAGGAACAGGTTTTCCTTGGCAAGGAGTTGATCCACAGCAAGGATTACAGCGAAGACACGGCCCGCATGATCGACGATGAGGTCCGCCGCATCGTGGATGAAGGATATGAGAAGGCCAAGAAGCTGCTCAAGGATAACAGCGAGATGCTTGAGGCCATAGCGCAGGCATTGCTTGACCGGGAGACCATTTCCGGTGCCGATATCGATTTGATCATGGATGGCAAGGAATTGCCGCCTGTTCCCGAGGTTTCCGGAAACGGAAACAACGGAAAGGACGGTTCCGATGATCAGTCCGGTTCCGACGAAGGGAGCGGATACGTTCCCAAGAGTGAAGCCGGTCCTGCAGCCTATGGCCCGGATGGAACACCTGTTGAGGACGCAGAAGGAGAGGATGATTTCATCCTTGAAGACGACGACAAGAAGATTCAGTAG
- a CDS encoding argininosuccinate synthase: MSKIEKVVLAYSGGLDTSIILKWIATHYGCEVITMTADLGQGEEMDGIDEKALSTGASKAYVEDLREEFVRDYVFPAFRAGALYEGRYLLGTAIARPLIAKRMVEIAELEGAQAVAHGATGKGNDQVRFELAQMALNPRISTIAPWRDWELKSRTDLINFAKEHGIPIPVSRKKPWSIDANMLHTSFEGGELEDPWNAPGPDCFRNVTPIEQCPDEPEEITIDFEQGDPVAINNVKHSPAALLAKLNELGGKHGIGRVDMVENRFVGMKSRGVYETPGGTILHSAHRDLEGLTMDREVMHMRDGLIPKYAEMIYYGYWFSPEREALQAMVDKTQERVTGTVRLKLYKGNCIPLARKSPYSLYNPELATFEEDYVYDQADAAGFIKLVGLRLKGRMQQSKWGGKESDEACE; this comes from the coding sequence ATGAGCAAGATTGAAAAGGTCGTATTGGCATATTCCGGTGGACTGGACACGTCCATCATTCTCAAGTGGATCGCCACCCATTACGGTTGTGAAGTCATCACCATGACCGCGGATTTGGGGCAGGGCGAGGAAATGGACGGCATTGACGAAAAGGCGCTTTCCACCGGGGCGTCCAAGGCCTATGTCGAGGACCTGCGCGAGGAGTTCGTGCGGGATTACGTGTTTCCGGCCTTCAGGGCCGGTGCCCTGTACGAGGGGCGCTACCTGCTCGGCACGGCCATTGCCCGTCCGTTGATCGCCAAGCGCATGGTGGAGATTGCCGAGCTTGAAGGCGCCCAGGCCGTGGCTCACGGCGCAACGGGCAAAGGCAACGACCAGGTGCGGTTCGAGTTGGCCCAGATGGCCCTGAATCCCCGCATATCCACCATTGCCCCGTGGCGTGATTGGGAGCTCAAGTCCCGTACGGACCTGATCAACTTTGCCAAGGAACACGGCATTCCCATTCCGGTCAGCCGCAAGAAGCCGTGGTCCATTGACGCCAACATGCTGCACACCTCGTTTGAGGGCGGCGAGTTGGAAGACCCGTGGAATGCGCCCGGACCGGATTGCTTCCGCAACGTGACCCCCATCGAGCAATGCCCGGACGAACCCGAGGAAATCACCATTGATTTCGAGCAGGGTGATCCCGTGGCCATCAACAATGTCAAGCACTCTCCGGCCGCGCTTCTGGCCAAGCTCAACGAGCTGGGCGGCAAGCACGGCATTGGTCGTGTGGACATGGTCGAAAACCGCTTTGTGGGCATGAAGTCCCGCGGCGTGTACGAGACCCCCGGCGGCACCATCCTGCACAGCGCCCACCGCGACCTCGAAGGCCTGACCATGGATCGCGAGGTCATGCATATGCGTGACGGACTGATTCCCAAATACGCCGAGATGATTTATTACGGATACTGGTTCAGCCCGGAACGGGAAGCATTGCAGGCCATGGTGGACAAGACGCAGGAGCGGGTCACCGGCACCGTGCGGCTCAAGCTCTACAAGGGTAACTGCATTCCGCTGGCGCGCAAGTCTCCGTACTCCCTGTATAATCCCGAGCTGGCCACGTTCGAGGAAGATTACGTTTACGATCAGGCGGATGCCGCCGGTTTCATCAAGCTCGTGGGGCTGCGTCTCAAGGGACGCATGCAGCAGAGCAAGTGGGGCGGCAAGGAATCCGACGAGGCATGCGAGTAA
- a CDS encoding PhoH family protein, giving the protein MRLFGPQENHLKLVAERFDLKIESRGSKVVVTSLGDDENAVDMACQVLSQLYGMIRAGKRVHPQDVDLACRVLDREPDANIGQVFRKDVSAGSPKRGIVPKTLNQRAYLEAIRKRDLTFGVGPAGTGKTYLAVAMAVGSLLRREVKRIVLTRPAVEAGEKLGFLPGDLIEKINPYLRPLYDALHDMLDFEKVQEYMETGIIEVAPLAFMRGRTLNDAFIILDEAQNTTPEQMKMFLTRLGFGSRAVVTGDVTQIDLPRHDTSGMLHALEVLKDVKGIETVIFDEQDVIRHPLVGRIVKAYDSHDSEE; this is encoded by the coding sequence ATGCGCCTGTTCGGTCCTCAGGAAAATCATTTGAAACTTGTTGCCGAACGGTTCGATCTGAAGATCGAGAGCCGGGGGAGCAAGGTTGTGGTAACGTCGCTTGGCGACGATGAAAATGCCGTTGACATGGCCTGCCAGGTGCTTTCCCAGCTGTATGGCATGATCCGGGCAGGAAAACGCGTGCACCCGCAGGACGTCGACCTTGCCTGCCGTGTTTTGGACCGTGAGCCGGATGCCAACATCGGGCAGGTGTTTCGCAAGGATGTCTCCGCCGGGTCGCCCAAACGCGGCATCGTGCCCAAGACCCTGAACCAGCGCGCCTACCTTGAGGCCATCCGGAAAAGGGATTTGACCTTCGGGGTTGGGCCTGCCGGAACAGGGAAGACCTATCTTGCCGTGGCCATGGCCGTGGGGTCGCTGCTGCGGCGAGAGGTCAAGCGCATCGTGCTGACGCGTCCTGCCGTGGAGGCCGGTGAAAAACTCGGGTTTTTGCCCGGCGATCTGATCGAAAAGATCAATCCATACCTGCGTCCCCTGTACGACGCGCTGCACGACATGCTGGACTTCGAAAAAGTTCAAGAGTACATGGAGACCGGCATTATCGAGGTGGCTCCGCTGGCGTTCATGCGCGGCCGGACCCTCAATGACGCCTTTATCATTCTGGACGAGGCGCAGAACACCACGCCCGAACAGATGAAAATGTTTCTTACCCGGCTCGGATTCGGTTCCCGGGCCGTGGTCACGGGCGATGTCACCCAGATCGACCTGCCGCGCCACGACACGTCCGGCATGTTGCATGCCTTGGAAGTGCTGAAGGACGTAAAGGGCATTGAAACCGTGATTTTCGACGAACAGGACGTCATCCGCCATCCGTTGGTGGGCAGGATAGTCAAGGCTTACGACAGTCACGACAGCGAGGAATGA
- the argH gene encoding argininosuccinate lyase yields the protein MAEKKMWGGRFAERTAATMEAYSESVSYDHRLYREDIRGSQAHARMLAAQGFLTDDEAVKIVQGLDAVREEIDAGNFEWKVEFEDVHMNVESRLTELIGPLGGKLHTARSRNDQVALDFRLHVAARLEQWDELLHAVVAAFHAQAEDHVETLLPGCTHFQPAQPVSLAHHLLAYCQMFMRDAARVRDCLGRVRVSPLGAAALAGTTHPINPEAVRSDLGLDHVFANSMDAVSDRDFVLEALFCSSMIMAHLSRFCEEIIIWANPNFGFVKLPDAYSTGSSIMPQKKNPDACEIMRGKTGRVYGSLMSMLTVIKGLPMTYNRDLQEDKEPFFDADKTVRMSLEVMAGMLPGLTFVPETMAATMRKGFLNATELADYLAAKGVPFREAHHITGAAVALAEEQGKGLEDLSLSDLQKFSPEIGDDVFDILSYEAAVRRRTSPGGTGPGSVNAQLTAVRQWLAD from the coding sequence ATGGCTGAAAAGAAAATGTGGGGCGGTCGGTTCGCGGAGCGGACCGCCGCCACCATGGAAGCATATTCGGAATCGGTTTCCTATGACCACCGCCTGTACCGCGAGGACATCCGCGGCTCGCAGGCCCATGCCCGCATGCTGGCCGCGCAGGGCTTTCTGACCGACGACGAGGCTGTAAAAATCGTGCAGGGACTGGACGCGGTGCGCGAAGAGATCGATGCCGGAAATTTCGAGTGGAAGGTCGAATTCGAAGACGTGCACATGAATGTGGAATCGCGTCTGACCGAACTGATAGGCCCGCTCGGCGGCAAGCTGCATACGGCCAGAAGCCGCAACGATCAGGTGGCGCTGGACTTCCGGCTGCACGTGGCCGCACGCCTTGAACAGTGGGATGAGCTTCTCCATGCCGTTGTGGCCGCGTTTCATGCGCAGGCCGAGGACCATGTGGAGACCCTGCTGCCCGGGTGCACGCATTTTCAGCCCGCACAGCCCGTGAGCCTTGCGCACCATCTGTTGGCATACTGCCAGATGTTCATGCGCGATGCCGCCCGCGTGCGGGACTGCCTTGGCCGCGTCCGCGTTTCTCCGCTGGGAGCGGCCGCATTGGCCGGGACCACGCATCCGATCAATCCCGAGGCCGTGCGCAGCGACCTTGGGCTGGACCATGTCTTTGCCAACAGCATGGACGCGGTCTCGGATCGTGATTTCGTGCTGGAAGCATTGTTCTGCTCCAGCATGATCATGGCGCACCTGTCCCGCTTCTGCGAGGAGATCATCATCTGGGCCAACCCCAATTTCGGTTTCGTGAAGTTGCCGGACGCCTATTCCACGGGCTCGTCCATCATGCCTCAGAAAAAGAATCCCGACGCCTGCGAGATCATGCGTGGCAAGACCGGGCGCGTGTACGGCTCGCTCATGTCCATGCTGACCGTGATCAAGGGATTGCCCATGACCTACAACCGCGATTTGCAGGAAGACAAGGAACCGTTTTTCGATGCGGACAAAACCGTGCGCATGTCGCTGGAGGTCATGGCGGGCATGCTGCCCGGACTGACCTTTGTTCCCGAGACCATGGCCGCCACCATGCGCAAGGGTTTTTTGAACGCCACGGAGTTGGCCGACTACTTGGCCGCGAAGGGCGTTCCCTTCCGCGAGGCGCACCACATCACCGGCGCGGCCGTGGCTTTGGCAGAAGAGCAGGGCAAGGGATTGGAAGACCTCTCGCTGTCAGACTTACAGAAATTCAGCCCGGAAATCGGGGATGATGTTTTTGACATCCTTTCGTACGAGGCCGCAGTGCGCAGGAGGACTTCTCCCGGAGGAACCGGTCCGGGATCAGTCAACGCGCAGCTGACAGCTGTCCGGCAATGGCTCGCGGACTAG
- the argF gene encoding ornithine carbamoyltransferase → MPKHFLSILDMSKEEAHAVLARAKEMKDTSHRSDLLSGKTLLLIFEKASTRTRVSFEVGVRQLGGDPVFIASKDSQLGRSEPLADTARVLSRYADGLVVRTFGQAKLDTLVKYGTIPVINALTDEFHPCQVMSDMLTMYERTPDLSKVKVAWVGDGNNMAHSFVNASALFGFELALAIPDGYDMDQDIVEKAAAMGARFSVTRDPAEAVAGAHFVNTDVWASMGQEEEQRMREEAFKGFIVDEALMSKADADVKFMHCLPAHCGEEVSAQVFESSASIVWDQAENRLHMQKAIMEWIWK, encoded by the coding sequence ATGCCTAAACATTTTTTGTCCATTCTGGACATGTCCAAGGAAGAAGCCCACGCGGTTTTGGCGCGGGCCAAGGAAATGAAGGATACCTCCCACAGGAGCGACCTGCTTTCCGGCAAGACCCTGCTGCTGATTTTCGAAAAAGCCTCCACGCGTACGCGCGTGTCCTTTGAAGTGGGCGTTCGCCAGCTTGGCGGGGACCCCGTATTCATTGCCTCCAAGGATTCGCAGCTCGGCCGTTCCGAGCCGCTTGCGGATACCGCTCGTGTCCTTTCCCGCTATGCGGACGGCCTCGTGGTCAGGACTTTCGGTCAGGCCAAGCTGGACACGCTGGTGAAGTACGGAACCATCCCGGTGATCAATGCCCTGACGGACGAGTTCCATCCCTGTCAGGTCATGAGCGACATGCTGACCATGTATGAGCGCACCCCCGACCTTTCCAAGGTCAAGGTCGCCTGGGTGGGCGACGGCAACAATATGGCCCATTCGTTTGTCAATGCCTCGGCCCTGTTCGGTTTTGAACTGGCTCTGGCCATTCCGGACGGTTATGACATGGATCAGGATATCGTGGAAAAGGCTGCGGCCATGGGCGCGCGTTTTTCCGTGACCCGCGATCCTGCCGAGGCGGTTGCCGGAGCGCACTTTGTGAACACGGACGTGTGGGCCAGCATGGGGCAGGAAGAGGAACAGCGCATGCGTGAGGAAGCCTTCAAGGGCTTTATCGTGGATGAGGCCCTCATGAGCAAGGCCGATGCGGACGTGAAGTTTATGCATTGCCTGCCCGCCCATTGCGGGGAAGAGGTTTCCGCGCAGGTATTTGAATCATCCGCGTCCATTGTCTGGGACCAGGCCGAAAATCGTCTGCACATGCAGAAGGCGATCATGGAATGGATCTGGAAGTAA